In one window of Macadamia integrifolia cultivar HAES 741 chromosome 2, SCU_Mint_v3, whole genome shotgun sequence DNA:
- the LOC122093459 gene encoding L-type lectin-domain containing receptor kinase SIT2-like has product MKTGNNDGANCLRIQSKYYRWRRVTEGDEEVTVERCNDNTEASQQDFGFTYNGFRGVDMSLDGLAHITDNGLLMLVNNTNQQVSHALYPHPIHLKNSSTGKALSFSTTFVFAVGETKFGGPGMAFVIAPSREFPGALPSNYFGLFNLTSIGKPSDHVIAIELDCLQNKEFDDIDGNHVGIDINDLKSVQSATASYFSDKENQFVNLNLTSGQLLQLWVEYYGAENQLNVTLAPINIPKPTIPLLSLKIDLSEFIVDPMFVGFSSATYVLPVFYYVLGWSFETNGEARELTLSHLPKLPQTGHKMRPSLFIVVFSVIGATSVLISIFILQFIVRRKKKFAEVLEDWELDYRPHRFKYKDLYIATKGFKDKELLGTGGFGRVYRGVLPISKTEVAVKRMSHNSRQGEREFITEIISIGKLRHRSIVPLLGYCRCKEELLLVYDFMPNGSLDKLLFDQTTTKMILSWCQRFRIIKSVVDALSYLHQEWEQVVVHRDFKSSNILLDKELNGRLGDFGLARLYDHGADPQTTHVVGTLGYLAPELGRTGKANPSVDVFAFGVFLLEIACGRRPIEPEASEERVALVDWVISCWRKGRILDTVDPKLGLNYDVDEMELVLKLGLLCSHSIPTKRPHMVAVMRYLKGEVPLPKLRLLGLQTGIDDRFCAFNRLW; this is encoded by the exons ATGAAGACAGGCAACAACGATGGAGCAAATTGCCTCAGGATTCAGTCAAAATACTATCGATGGCGGAGAGTGACAGAAGGCGATGAAGAAGTGACTGTGGAGAGGTGCAACGATAACACAGAGG CTTCACAACAAGATTTTGGTTTCACATACAATGGATTTCGAGGAGTTGACATGAGCTTGGACGGGTTGGCACATATTACAGATAATGGCCTCCTTATGTTGGTAAACAACACCAATCAACAGGTGAGTCATGCTTTGTACCCACATCCAATTCACTTGAAGAATTCATCCACCGGCAAAGCTTTATCCTTCTCTACTACTTTTGTTTTTGCTGTTGGGGAAACCAAGTTTGGTGGCCCAGGAATGGCTTTCGTGATTGCACCCTCAAGAGAATTCCCAGGTGCTTTGCCTAGCAATTATTTTGGGCTTTTCAACTTGACCAGCATTGGCAAACCATCCGATCATGTCATCGCAATCGAGCTTGATTGCCTCCAAAACAAGGAGTTCGACGATATCGATGGAAACCATGttggtattgatatcaatgacttgaaatctGTTCAATCTGCAACTGCTTCTTACTTCAGTGATAAAGAGAACCAGTTTGTGAACCTAAACCTCACCAGTGGACAACTCTTGCAACTCTGGGTGGAATATTATGGGGCAGAGAATCAACTTAATGTCACTTTAGCTCCTATTAACATCCCTAAACCAACCATCCCACTCTTGTCCTTGAAAATTGATCTTTCTGAGTTCATTGTGGATCCCATGTTTGTGGGATTCTCCTCAGCTACATACGTCTTGCCAGTATTCTATTATGTTTTGGGATGGAGTTTTGAAACAAATGGGGAAgcaagagaactcactctctctcaccTTCCAAAGCTTCCTCAAACAGGACATAAAATGAGACCTAGTCTTTTTATTGTTGTATTTTCCGTAATAGGTGCTACTTCAGTTTTAATCTCAATCTTCATCCTCCAATTTATtgtgagaaggaagaaaaagtttgccgaagttcttgaagattggGAGCTCGATTATAGACCTCACAGGTTCAAATATAAAGATCTCTACATCGCCACCAAGGGattcaaggataaggagcttcTTGGAACTGGGGGCTTTGGTAGGGTCTATAGAGGTGTATTACCCATATCCAAAACAGAGGTTGCAGTTAAGCGAATGTCCCACAATTCTAGAcaaggggagagagaattcATTACTGAGATCATCAGTATAGGTAAATTGAGGCATCGAAGTATAGTCCCACTCTTGGGCTATTGCCGATGTAAGGAAGAACTCCTTCTGGTCTATGATTTCATGCCCAATGGGAGTCTAGACAAACTCCTTTTTgatcaaacaacaacaaagatgATTCTGAGTTGGTGTCAAAGATTTCGAATCATCAAAAGCGTGGTGGACGCCTTATCATATTTGCACCAAGAATGGGAACAAGTTGTGGTTCATAGAGACTTCAAGTCCAGTAATATCTTATTAGACAAGGAGCTAAATGGAAGATTGGGAGATTTTGGTCTTGCAAGATTATATGACCATGGAGCTGACCCTCAAACCACCCATGTGGTAGGAACACTTGGTTATCTTGCACCAGAACTTGGTAGGACTGGCAAGGCAAACCCTAGTGTGGATGTGTTTGCATTTGGGGTTTTTCTGCTCGAAATTGCTTGTGGTAGGAGGCCTATAGAGCCAGAAGCATCTGAAGAGCGTGTTGCACTGGTCGACTGGGTGATTTCATGTTGGCGTAAGGGTAGGATTCTTGATACTGTGGATCCAAAATTGGGATTGAATTATGATGTGGATGAAATGGAGCTGGTGTTGAAACTTGGATTGCTTTGTTCTCACTCTATTCCAACTAAAAGGCCTCATATGGTTGCAGTTATGCGGTATTTGAAGGGAGAAGTTCCTCTACCGAAGCTGAGATTGCTTGGTCTACAAACAGGCATCGATGACAGATTTTGTGCCTTCAACAGGCTTTGGTAA
- the LOC122093359 gene encoding L-type lectin-domain containing receptor kinase IV.1-like produces MKWWQTIFFFKYSLLLNLHIRFVETLQEDVAFTYNGFQGVDLSLGGIANITDNGLLTLANTSSQEMGHAFYPHLIHLRNSSTGTALSFSTTFVFAMFSELTTTGGPGIMFVIVPSQEFPEALPNYYFGIFNMTNLGLSSNHVIGFELDTIQMENFNDINGNHVSIDINDLKSVEAAPASYISDQENQYLNLSLISGQPMQLWVEYDGTKKQLKTGKANPSVDVFAFGAFLLEVACGRRPIEPQASEDCIVLVECVVSSWSRGEILETVDPKLEMNYVVEEMELVLRLGLLCSHSIPPARPSMRQVVRYLEREILLPTFLSFSRDFFVSLEYTRNAMNQFSSIAESQLSGGR; encoded by the coding sequence atgaagtggtGGCAAACGATATTCTTCTTCAAGTACTCGCTGTTGTTAAATCTCCATATCAGATTTGTAGAAACACTACAGGAAGATGTTGCTTTCACATACAATGGCTTTCAAGGAGTTGACCTGAGCTTGGGCGGCATAGCAAACATTACAGACAATGGCCTCCTAACATTAGCAAACACCAGTTCACAAGAAATGGGTCATGCCTTCTACCCCCATCTAATTCACTTAAGAAATTCATCAACCGGTACTGCTCTGTCCTTCTCCACTACTTTTGTATTTGCCATGTTCTCTGAGTTAACAACAACAGGTGGCCCTGGTATCATGTTCGTGATTGTACCCTCCCAAGAGTTCCCAGAAGCTTTGCCCAACTATTATTTTGGCATCTTCAACATGACCAATCTAGGCTTATCATCAAACCATGTGATAGGATTCGAGTTGGATACCATCCAAATGGAGAATTTTAATGATATAAATGGTAACCACGTCAGTATTGATATTAACGACTTGAAATCTGTTGAAGCTGCTCCAGCATCTTATATTAGTGATCAAGAGAATCAGTATCTGAACCTCAGCCTCATCAGTGGACAGCCAATGCAACTCTGGGTGGAATATGATGGTACAAAGAAGCAACTTAAGACAGGCAAAGCAAACCCTAGTGTGGATGTGTTTGCATTTGGGGCTTTTTTGCTTGAAGTCGCTTGTGGTAGGAGGCCTATAGAGCCACAAGCATCAGAAGACTGTATTGTATTGGTGGAATGTGTGGTCTCAAGTTGGAGTAGGGGAGAGATTCTTGAAACTGTGGATCCCAAATTAGAAATGAATTATGTAGTGGAGGAGATGGAATTGGTGTTAAGACTTGGATTACTTTGCTCTCACTCCATTCCACCTGCAAGGCCGTCCATGCGACAGGTTGTGCGGTATCTGGAGAGAGAGATTCTACTGCCAACGTTTCTATCATTTAGTCGGGACTTCTTTGTGTCCTTAGAGTATACTAGGAATGCAATGAATCAGTTTTCATCGATTGCAGAATCTCAACTCTCTGGAGGACGTTGA
- the LOC122093365 gene encoding L-type lectin-domain containing receptor kinase IV.1-like: MKRQTMFFFKYVLLFLLHSRYVVSRQKDAAFTYNGFQGVDMSLDGVAHTTDNGLLILANSTLQQMGHAFYPHPIHFRNSSTGTALSFSTCFVFAMFSELATTGGPGVMFVIAPSREFPGALPSNYFGLFNITNLGLSSNHLIGVELDSIQNPEFNDINSNHVGIDINGLKSVQAAPASYIRDQENQHVNLSLISGQPMQLWVEYDSTRNQLNVTLSPITIPKPKIPLLSMNIDISDTIVDPMFVGFSSSTVSITVSHYLLGWSFKINGQAKELSLSQLPNLPPIGPKTEPKVFKIGCPVIAASLVLMSIFIIHYIVKRKRMFAEVLEDWELEYGPYRFKYKDLYIATQGFNHKELLGSGGFGKVYKGILPISKQEVAVKKVSNDSRQGMKEFIAEIISIGKLQHRNIVTLLGYCRRKGELLLVYEFMPNGSLDKFLFHQSTMEKTLSWNQRFQIIKGLASALLYLHEKFEQVVVHRDIKSSNVMLDKELNGRLGDFGLARLYGHGDNPKATNVVGTFGYLAPEIFKTGKADPSVDVFAFGVFLLEVACGRRPIEPQASDECIVLVECVFSSWNRGEILEIVDPKLGMNYEVEEMELVLKLGLLCSHSTPSARPSMRQVVRYLEREVPLPEMPASCSRRFSLSSEFFGNTMNLSSSIADSQLSGGR, from the coding sequence atgaagaggcaAACAATGTTCTTCTTCAAATACGTGCTATTGTTTCTTCTCCATAGCAGATATGTAGTATCACGACAGAAAGATGCTGCTTTCACTTACAATGGCTTTCAAGGAGTTGACATGAGCTTGGATGGGGTAGCGCACACTACAGACAATGGCCTCCTAATATTAGCAAACTCCACTTTGCAACAGATGGGTCATGCCTTCTACCCCCATCCGATTCACTTCAGGAATTCCTCCACCGGTACTGCTCTCTCCTTCTCCACTTGTTTTGTATTTGCCATGTTCTCTGAGTTAGCAACCACAGGTGGCCCTGGTGTTATGTTCGTGATTGCACCCTCCCGAGAGTTCCCAGGAGCTTTGCCCAGCAATTATTTTGGCCTCTTCAACATAACCAACCTTGGCTTATCATCAAACCATTTGATTGGAGTTGAGTTGGATAGCATCCAAAACCCTGAGTTCAATGATATCAATAGTAACCACGttggtattgatatcaatgGCTTGAAATCTGTTCAAGCTGCTCCGGCATCTTATATTAGAGATCAAGAGAATCAGCATGTGAACCTGAGCCTCATCAGTGGACAGCCCATGCAACTCTGGGTGGAATATGATTCTACAAGGAATCAACTTAATGTGACTTTATCTCCAATTACCATCCCTAAACCAAAAATTCCACTCTTGTCCATGAACATTGATATTTCAGACACCATAGTAGATCCCATGTTCGTGGGTTTCTCATCATCTACTGTTTCCATTACTGTATCTCATTATTTGTTGGGGTGGAGCTTTAAGATCAACGGACAAGCaaaagaactctctctctcccaacttCCTAATCTTCCTCCTATAGGTCCTAAAACAGAACCTAAAGTTTTTAAAATCGGATGTCCGGTGATCGCTGCTAGTTTGGTGTTAATGTCCATCTTCATCATTCATTATATTGTAAAAAGGAAGAGAATGTTTgcagaagttcttgaagattggGAGCTTGAATATGGACCTTACAGGTTCAAATATAAAGATCTCTACATTGCAACCCAAGGATTTAATCATAAGGAGCTTCTTGGTAGCGGTGGCTTTGGTAAGGTCTACAAAGGTATATTACCCATCTCGAAACAAGAAGTTGCAGTGAAGAAAGTATCCAATGATTCAAGGCAAGGGATGAAAGAATTCATTGCTGAGATCATCAGCATCGGAAAACTGCAGCATCGAAACATAGTGACACTCTTGGGTTACTGCCGACGAAAGGGAGAGCTCCTTCTAGTGTATGAATTCATGCCCAACGGGAGTCTTGACAAGTTCCTCTTTCATCAATCCACAATGGAGAAAACATTGAGCTGGAATCAAAGGTTTCAAATAATCAAAGGCCTGGCATCTGCGTTACTGTATCTTCATGAAAAATTTGAACAAGTTGTTGTTCACAGAGACATCAAGTCCAGTAATGTCATGTTAGACAAGGAACTAAATGGAAGATTAGGAGATTTTGGGCTTGCAAGATTGTACGGTCATGGAGACAATCCTAAAGCTACCAATGTAGTGGGGACGTTTGGTTATCTTGCACCAGAAATTTTTAAGACAGGCAAAGCAGATCCTAGTGTGGATGTGTTTgcatttggggtttttttgcTTGAAGTCGCTTGCGGTAGGAGGCCTATAGAGCCACAAGCATCAGACGAGTGTATTGTATTGGTGGAATGTGTGTTCTCAAGTTGGAATAGAGGAGAGATTCTTGAAATTGTGGATCCCAAATTGGGAATGAATtatgaagtggaggagatggAATTGGTGTTAAAACTTGGATTGCTTTGCTCTCACTCCACTCCATCTGCAAGGCCATCCATGCGACAAGTTGTGCGATATTTGGAGCGGGAGGTTCCACTGCCAGAGATGCCGGCATCTTGTAGTCGGAGATTTTCTCTGTCTTCAGAATTTTTTGGGAATACAATGAATCTGTCATCTTCAATTGCAGATTCTCAACTCTCTGGAGGACGTTGA